The genomic stretch AGAATTATAAAGTAAGAATGCTTATAGAAGAGAGGTGCATGACGTGTCAAATCATTTACAAGAAGCGCTTGAAATGCTGAAAGAAACTGGCGTTCGCATTACACCGCAACGTCATGCTATTTTAGAGTATTTAATCAATTCAATGACACATCCAACTGCTGATGATATTTATAAAGCATTGGAGGATAAATTTCCTAATATGAGTGTGGCAACCGTTTATAATAATCTACGCGTATTTAAAGAAGTAGGAATTGTAAAAGAGCTAACTTACGGAGATGCTTCAAGTCGTTTTGATTATATTACGACAGAGCATTACCACGTAATATGCGAAGAGTGTGGGAAAATCGTTGACTTCCATTATCCAGGATTAGATGAAGTAGAAGCACTTGCAGCGCACATTACCGGGTTTGATATTAGTCACCATCGTATGGAGATTTATGGTACTTGTTCGGATTGTACAACTAAAAAAGCACATTAAAAAGCTGATAGTTATGATATACTATCAGCTTTCTTTGTGTCTTTCCTATTATACTTTTCGTTAAATTCCTTCCCGTCAAGTGCTGGGTCTAAAGTCAAAGGCTCATTACAGTGCATACATAAGTCTACTCTTCCAAGCATTTTTGTATGTTTATTGCAGGTTGGACATGTGACCTGGACAGCTTTAGTAGAAAGCATGCCAATCCAAAAATAAACAACGGTACTAGCGACAATACATAGTAACCCCAATAGCATAAAAATGGTCATAAGCCACATGGAAGATTTAAAAAAGATTCCTCCATACATCACGATGAAGCCAATAAAAATTAAGCTTAATGCAAATGTCCTGATTTTATTGATTTTACTTGAGTATTTAATTCCCATGAAAAATCTCCCTCCCATTTTATAAATATAGCATAATTGTAAGAAAAATAAGTCTTTTAGGTTGAATTAACTGATAGAACTGTTTAGGGAAGGAATACAAGAGAGAATTTGTTATAATAATCTGTGAGGAAATCCGTCACGAACATTCACACTAAATGTGTTTCAATATAAAAGAAGATTAGACCAATATCTTTAATTATGATAGTGAGGAGCTTGTAGAATGGAAGATATTTTACGCCCGCTATACCAAGAGCGTGCAAGTAAAAAAGAAACGTTAGGCATTTTATTGATAGAAAAAAGGAAAACAGATTCACCAGTTACAGATGATCTAGATGCCATACTATTTATTATTACAAGTAACAATGAGCTACCTGTGTTTGTTAAGCAATATGAGTATAAAGAACAAAGAGCAGCTCTTTATGTAGCTTCAGAACAGCAAATCAGCGAATGGATTATGATGGGTACCAACCGACGCACTGTGGATTGGGTGTTGAATGGAAAAGTACTGTTTGATCGTAACGAATACGTAGCAAATTTGAAAAAGAGACTGCTCGATTTCCCCCGCGAAGATCGAGTGAAGAGGATAGGTATTGAGTTTGCTAAGCTTATTCGCCGTTTTAAAGAAGGTAAAGATTTTTATACGTCAAATCATTATCTAGATGCATTCAATCATGTGGTTCATGCTTTGCATCATTTAGCGCGTCTTTCCGTACTAGAAAATGGATTTTATCCAGAGGTTACTGTTTGGAATCAAGTGAAAAAAATTGAGCCTTCTATTTATCGTTTATATGAAGAGCTTGTCGGCAGCCAAGAAGAAATAAACAAAAAGCTTGAGCTATTGTTCTTAGCTAGTGAGCTTTATGTGAATAAAAAGGTTGAAATAGGTTCTACACATCTATTAACAATTATGAGTGAAAAAGAAGAGTGGACGTTTAATGAGCTCATTTCACATCAGCAAGTTAACCCATACGCAATTGATCTAGGAATCTTACTCGAATTTCTCATCCAAAAAGAGATTGTAGTCGTTCATAAAATAGAAACAAAAGGAAAGAGTTTATATCACCGCCATTATGCTATTAATAAGGGGTAATGAAGGAAAAGATAAAAAAACAAATGTTTTTTTATCTTTTTTTTAAAAAACCTGTTGACGTTCATGAAAATGCATGTTAAATTTATATACGTCGCCGATGAGCGATACCAAGTTTATGAAAAACTTGAAAAATAATCTTAAAAAAGTTGTTGACAAAACGTTAACTGCTTGATAAGATAAGAAAGTCGCTTAAGG from Bacillus sp. 1780r2a1 encodes the following:
- the perR gene encoding peroxide-responsive transcriptional repressor PerR, translated to MLKETGVRITPQRHAILEYLINSMTHPTADDIYKALEDKFPNMSVATVYNNLRVFKEVGIVKELTYGDASSRFDYITTEHYHVICEECGKIVDFHYPGLDEVEALAAHITGFDISHHRMEIYGTCSDCTTKKAH
- a CDS encoding YgzB family protein; the protein is MGIKYSSKINKIRTFALSLIFIGFIVMYGGIFFKSSMWLMTIFMLLGLLCIVASTVVYFWIGMLSTKAVQVTCPTCNKHTKMLGRVDLCMHCNEPLTLDPALDGKEFNEKYNRKDTKKADSIS
- a CDS encoding nucleotidyltransferase-like protein, with product MEDILRPLYQERASKKETLGILLIEKRKTDSPVTDDLDAILFIITSNNELPVFVKQYEYKEQRAALYVASEQQISEWIMMGTNRRTVDWVLNGKVLFDRNEYVANLKKRLLDFPREDRVKRIGIEFAKLIRRFKEGKDFYTSNHYLDAFNHVVHALHHLARLSVLENGFYPEVTVWNQVKKIEPSIYRLYEELVGSQEEINKKLELLFLASELYVNKKVEIGSTHLLTIMSEKEEWTFNELISHQQVNPYAIDLGILLEFLIQKEIVVVHKIETKGKSLYHRHYAINKG